The following coding sequences lie in one Silene latifolia isolate original U9 population chromosome 5, ASM4854445v1, whole genome shotgun sequence genomic window:
- the LOC141654945 gene encoding uncharacterized protein LOC141654945 gives MSSSEKFVQPSIPKFDGHYDFWSMTMENFLRSKEMWSLVEEGIPAASVGTSPASEAQRKLVEEAKLKDLKVKNYLFQSIDREILETILDKKTSKSIWESMKQKYQGSTKVKRAQLQALRKEFELLAMKQGEKVDVFLGRTLAVVNKMRSNGETMEQSTLVSKVLRSLTSKFDYVVCSIEESNDLSTLSIDELHGSLLVHEQRMQGSQEEEHVLKVVHDDRTTRGRGRGMNRGGRGRGRGRQPVNKSLIECYYCHNLGHFQYECPNWDKKANYVEEEEELLLMAYEVPHQKKQEEVWFLDSGCSNHMTGNKEWFYDMEENFSRTVKLGNDTKMAVVAKRKHKNENKWLNSDQKRSKLDDKSKKCVFLGVSDESKAWRLYEPISKKVIISKDVVFEEDKTWDWGRTEEEINQDILEWEDEDEINEEVAHEFQSNNSSNSDSAVKQLGSAVT, from the exons atgTCATCCTCTGAAAAATTTGTGCAGCCATCAATTCCAAAGTTCGATGGTCACTATGATTTTTGGTCGATGACTATGGAAAATTTTTTGAGGAGCAAGGAGATGTGGAGTTTGGTGGAGGAAGGAATTCCTGCTGCATCAGTTGGAACATCACCTGCGAGTGAGGCGCAGCGGAAGTTAGTAGAAGAAGCCAAGCTCAAGGATCTAAAAGTAAAGAATTATCTCTTTCAGTCCATTGACAGAGAGATTCTGGAAACGATCCTTGACAAGAAAACGTCAAAGTCTATCTGGGAGTCCATGAAGCAAAAATACCAGGGGTCCACAAAGGTGAAAAGGGCACAACTTCAAGCATTGAGAAAGGAGTTTGAGCTGCTTGCCATGAAACAAGGAGAAAAGGTGGATGTATTTTTGGGACGAACTTTGGCTGTGGTAAACAAGATGAGGTCAAATGGTGAGACGATGGAGCAAAGTACACTGGTAAGTAAGGTACTTAGATCTCTGACTAGCAAATTTGATTATGTTGTTTGCTCAATAGAGGAGTCAAATGATTTAAGTACTTTGAGCATTGATGAACTTCATGGGAGCCTGCTTGTTCATGAACAAAGAATGCAGGGCTCCCAAGAGGAAGAGCATGTATTAAAAGTAGTACATGATGATAGGACAACTAGAGGAAGGGGTCGAGGTATGAATAGAGGAGGTCGTGGCAGGGGTAGAGGGAGACAACCTGTCAACAAATCTCTTATTGAGTGTTACTATTGTCACAATTTGGGACACTTTCAATATGAGTGTCCTAATTGGGATAAGAAAGCAAATTATGTTGAAGAAGAGGAGGAGCTTTTATTGATGGCGTATGAAGTGCCTCATCAAAAGAAGCAAGAAGAAGTGTGGTTTCTGGATTCGGGTTGCAGCAACCATATGACGGGAAACAAGGAATGGTTCTACGATATGGAAGAAAATTTCTCTCGGACGGTGAAGCTCGGGAATGATACAAAAATGGCGGTTGTCGCGAAAAGGAAGCATAAGAATGAAAATAAATGGCTTAATTCAG ATCAGAAGAGGAGTAAGTTGGATGATAAAAGCAAGAAATGTGTTTTCTTGGGGGTCAGTGATGAGTCAAAGGCATGGAGGCTATACGAACCAATCTCAAAAAAGGTTATTATTAGTAAAGATGTTGTGTTTGAAGAAGACAAAACCTGGGATTGGGGAAGAACTGAAGAAGAAATTAATCAAGATATATTGGAatgggaggatgaagatgaaATTAATGAAGAAGTAGCTCATGAATTTCAATCCAATAATTCAAGTAATAGCGATTCAGCGGTCAAGCAACTCGGGAGTGCGGTTACTTGA
- the LOC141656949 gene encoding uncharacterized protein LOC141656949, with amino-acid sequence MAGNGSKKEKRRAKKAEKKASASATASTFTSAFASAFASASASGSGSASASTSEGSISITISEDASDFIRCRNEGKVKSLPADEFYSKMDDTLNEVPAVGNVMDGILRNMIHVGTIPAFTRRLSSLPCVLGKTLVLVQLLLVDEQKAAQVKLYALGSRVALANDDSDVVERSRKLFKDAAPTFMNDFGLWIFSRSLVRKAYNGSIDAAALEFSPYDPLESLDQLPVDPPSGIRCAEIFMFFAVDSDVPGDLSNREAMVEFLNCLNSKNGIRKIQAFSVTAGSVVATREKLHELRGNHQSA; translated from the exons ATGGCGGGAAATGGCAGCAAGAAGGAGAAACGCAGAGCAAAAAAAGCAGAAAAGAAAGCATCTGCTTCTGCAACAGCTTCTACTTTTACATCTGCATTTGCATCTGCCTTTGCATCTGCATCAGCTTCAGGTTCAGGTTCAGCATCTGCATCAACATCAGAAGGATCAATATCAATAACAATATCAGAAGATGCATCAGACTTCATTAGATGCCGAAATGAAGGAAAGGTCAAGTCTCTTCCTGCTGACGAGTTTTACTCAAAGATGGACGATACATTGAATGAAGTTCCTGCTGTTGGTAATGTAATGGATGGTATTCTCAGAAACATGATTCATGTCGGCACCATACCCGCTTTTACCAGACGTTTATCCTCCCTTCCTTGTGTTCTTGGAAAGACACTGGTTTTGGTTCAG CTCTTACTGGTTGATGAACAAAAGGCGGCGCAAGTGAAGCTGTATGCACTTGGCTCAAGAGTGGCTCTTGCTAATGATGACTCGGATGTTGTTGAACGCTCAAGGAAGCTGTTCAAAG ATGCTGCTCCAACCTTCATGAATGACTTTGGTCTCTGGATCTTCTCTCGCTCACTG GTGCGCAAGGCGTATAATGGCTCGATTGATGCTGCTGCTCTTGAATTTTCACCATATGATCCTCTGGAAAGCCTTGATCAACTCCCTGTGGACCCGCCTTCTGGAATTCGCTGTGCTGAG ATTTTCATGTTCTTTGCCGTGGATAGCGATGTCCCAGGAGACCTGTCTAACCGTGAGGCAATGGTGGAATTTCTGAATTGTCTCAACTCTAAGAATGGCATCCGCAAGATACAG GCATTCAGTGTGACGGCTGGAAGTGTGGTAGCGACAAGGGAGAAGCTGCACGAACTCAGGGGGAACCATCAAAGTGCATGA